AACCAAAGCTAAATTTGTAGTCATAAGTAATGCCGGCCTTAGAGAAAGTCATCCCCACGATATTACGATTACCAAAGAAGCTCCCAATTACGAGAAGTTAGAGTAAATACGTTGATAATAGAGGATATTATATCGACAAATCAAAATTTTAGTTTACATAAGATAAATTATCAGAAGTACAGGTAGTACTAGATCTTTAAGGCTCTAGCGTATTTTGAGACGATTGGAATTTCCCAGGTACTACCAGAAAATGCAAAAATAGCGCACATGAGAATTAAAATCACATATATAATTCCAATAATTGACCCCAAGAAATTATACAAAAGCCAGCCTAATGATTTAAAAATAAACCCTAAAAGCGGAACGCTGCCAAAAATAAACTTAAAAATGATACCAACTAGCCACAATGTTAGAGATACAACAATATAGATTAAAAGCAAAACGAGACTTTGCTTGCCGTGAAACTGACATTCTTCGTTTTCCCGGCAAACATAAAGCGGAATAAAAAACAAAAATGGGATATAACCGATGGCAGCTAAAATTCGTTCTCGTTCGTTTGTCATGATTACTAGCTTAGTCAAAACATTTTTAAATGTCAATACTTTACTTGTTGACTTTGATGAAATTTTAACTATATAATAAAAACTATGAAACCTATACTGAGTTCGATTAGCGTTCTATCGATTCTCGGTTGTGGCTATTCTTTACGGCCGCCGGTGCTAATACCTTACAAATCAGTAGCTTCGCCGATAGTTAGTAATTCTACGGTCAAGGCTGGTCTAGAAGATATTTTACTTGAGGAGCTAATCTCTTGTATAAAAACGGAATCAAATTTAAAAATTGTACCGGAGAAAGATGCTGAATTAATTATTGAATGCAACATTACCAATTATACTCGAACCCCCCAAACCTATACGGCTAATCAAGATGTGCTTACCTATCAAATACTTATTACGGCGGCAGTAACTATTAAGGATCGGACGGCTGAAGATGGTACGGCTATTTTTACCGGTGAACTTAGCGGACTTACTTCATATGATATTATTGAAAAAACTGAAGATGATGGTATTCGACAAGCAGCGAGAAAATTATCGCAAAATATCTTAAAAAAAATTACAATTAGTTGGTAAAATATAATGCCATCGAAATCACTTCTGAAGCTAACCTCAAGACAATTTACAGCAAAAATTGATAAACTAGTATATGGCGGCTATGGTATTACAAATTTTAACGAACTAAAAATTTTTGTTCCATATGCTGCCCCACAAGATGAGTTAAAATTGACGCTGGTTGAAGAAAAAAAACATTATGGAATTGCCAAAATAGAAAAGATTGTAAAACCTTCACCAGTCCGGAAAGAACCATCCTGTCGTTATTTCACAAAATGTGGTGGTTGCGATTGGCAGCATCTTTCATATGAAGGTCAATTAACAGCTAAAAAAGATATCGTAAAAGAAATATTTTTGCGGCTTGGCCAATTTAACTGGCCGAACTCGATTTCGATTATTCCATCAACGCCGTTTAATTATCGTAATAAAAGTCAATTTCCAATTGCTGAACCTCCTCTACGAATTGGTTATTTTGCCCGGCAGACGCATAATGTTGTCGACATCGAAACTTGTCAATTACATATTCCGATTTTTGATCAGATCCTTAAAAAAATACGAAAATCAATTTTTAGTTCACAGGAAACCGTATACAACGAAAAAGAGCATACCGGCAATTTGCGGCACATAATTCTTCGGGCTGGCATTAACACTAATGAAGTATTGATAATTTTTGTAACTCGAGAACGAAAATTGTCTCAAAAAGTTTATAAAGGTGTGGCTGAAGAATTTCCGCATATTGTGGGAATTTGTCAGAATATTAATTCAGATAAAACAAATCGAATTTTAGGACCTGAAACAAAAATTCTTTATGGTCAAGAATACTATCACGAGAAAATTTTAGATTGGACATTTCAAGTTTCAGCTACTTCATTTTTTCAAGTAAATACCTCTCAAATCCCTAATTTAATAAGAATATTACGAAATTATCTAGATAATAATACCCGTTACGTCCTTGATCTTTATTGCGGAGTCGGTGTTCTGTCAATTGCCATAAGTAACCTCGCTCAAAAAATTTGGAGTATCGAAATTAATCCTACAGCAATTGCCGATGCTCAAAAAAATCGTCAATTAAATAATACGAATAATATCGAATTTATCGCTCAAGATGTAAAAAATGTCTTGAGCGATTTTCGTAATCAAAACATTGATACGGTAATTGTCGACCCGCCACGTAAAGGATGTGGTACTGAAGTCTTACAAAAAATTGTAATGTTAAAGCCCCAAACCATTATTTATGTCTCGTGTAATCCGACAACTTTTGTCCGCGATCTGGTTTTTCTTAATAAATATAATTATCAGCTAAATGACTGTGTATTAATTGATATGTTTCCTCAAACTTACCACATTGAACTAATTGCCAAAATCTTACACCATGATTGAGTACCCCAAGACTTATCTTGTTGAGGCTCAAAAAATTTATACATTCGATAGCGAAAATACTGTTGGTGTTGCCATCTTAATCGACGATGGTCAAGTAAAAGAACTTTTTACAACTTCTCCCCCATTAGAATTACCTAAACTAAAATTTTCTTCGAATTTTGTTGTGCCAGGTTTTATTGATTCTCATACCCATATATTACTTACTGGTCTGCAAATGATATTTCCGGATCTTTCTGGTGTTCAATCGATTACTGAAATTTTAGACTTGATCAATACTTATCGAAAGCTTGCCCAAGACTTGGGATTTTTAATCTGTTATAATTTTGAACCTGAAAAAATTAAAGAAAATCGCTATATCCACAAAGATGAGCTCGACCATGCAATTTCTCAGGAACCGGTAATTGTTCTTCGTAGCGATGTGCATTCAGCATCAGTAAATAGCTGTGCCCTTAATATGCTTTCCCAAACCGAAAAGTTTAATTCAACAATAAACCCCAGCGCCTATCAGACCGGAATTCTTAAAGGTAGAGACTTTGAACTCGCTTATAAAACATTCTTTCTAAAGATTCCCCACGATCTTAAACTTCAAGCATTCAGAATAGCCTTGAATGCGGCAACTTCAGTGGGCATTACGACATTAGTTACAATGCTTGGTTCTGATGAAGATTCCACATCTTGTGAATTGCTACTTGAGAATCTAGGTAATTTTCCAATTGAGGTTGTATTGTTTTACCAAACTCGCGACATCAAAAGGGTGACAGAGTTGGGTCTAAAACGCATCGGTGGTTGTATCTTGATTGACGGTTCGTTTGGTTCACATACCGCAGCAATTTTCGGCAACTACAATGATCGACCAGAAACCAACGGAGCATTATATTTTTTAGACCAAGAGTTAGAAGAATTTTTCCAAGCAGCAGAAACTCACGGCTTACAAACCGCTGTGCATGCAATTGGTGACCGAGCAATTGACCAGGTATTAAGGGTATGGGAAAAATTATTAAAAGCTAATGAGCTAAGACATCGAATCGAACATTGCGAACTCGTAAATGAAACTCTCATTACACGCATTAAAAATTTAGGGTTAGTAGTTTCCGGTCAGCCGACTTTTGAACATTATTGGGGCGGCCCTAACGGATTATATGCCAAACGACTTGGGAGCCGGTGGCGACTCACTAATCCTTTTGCTACATTTATTAAAGATGGCATTATGGTATTGGGAGGCTCAGATGCTCCAATTACCCCGTTAAATCCGCTTTTAGGAATCAAATCAGCGGTTTTTCATCCGAATTACGAAGCCCGAATATCTTTGCTTGAGGCTTATAAACTATTTACGGTAAATGGTGCCTGGGGAATTTTTGCTGAGGATCGGCTCGGCCAGCTAAAACCTAATTATGAAGCCAATTTTGTGGTCTTAGAAAAAGACCCTTTAGTGTTTGCCGAAAATACAATAAAGGCTGTGTTTTATCGGGGTAAAAAGTTATACCCGAAAAACTAGCTTTTAATCTTATTTTTTAAGGCTCGTAAATAAGCCAATTCCGCTCGAGCTTTCTCAGCATTTTCTCCGGGCTCAAATTCTTTCAAGGCTTGCTCGTAAATCTTTTCAGCACGATCATAGTCGCCTAAGAACTTATAGCATCGTCCAGCAGCCAGTAGTGCTTCCGGAGCCAGTTGCGATTTCTTGTAGCGTTTATAGACTTTTATATAAATTTCAGCAGCTTTTTTCAGTTGCTGCATCTCCTCATAACAGTTTGCGATTCCCATAAGTGAACCTGGTCCTAACACAAAGTCATTTTTTAGTCGCTTATGAGCCCGGTCAAAATAGTCTTGGGCTTTATTAAAATCGCCGTAATTATAATAGATGTTGCCTAAATAGAAATATGCCTTACCGGCTAAATAATGACGGCCGAATCGTCGGGTAAACTCCAAAAATCGCTCTTCAGCTGCTCCGTATTCCTCTTGGTTTTGAGCCATGGAATAGATACCAAGGGCTTCAGTAAATCGCAATTGAACCTCGGGATGTTCTTTTCCGCGGTCGCTAAGGCCGACTATGAGAGCTACGATTGCCACCACTCCAACACTGACGCCAATTAAAAAGTTCCTTTTGTGATGATAGTAAAGATAAAGGATTTTAGCAATTGCATTTTGAAAAAAATCGGTTTTAATCTCTTCCTTCATATTTGTAATCCTTTCGTTAGTTTTATTTACTACCCCTGGTGAGATTCGAACTCACGCCCTATGGTTTAGGAAACCATCGCTCTTTCCAACTGAGCTACAGGGGCATTCATTTTAATAATGATTATATGCAATATAGCAAGTTTTGTCAATGAGTAGTTGCTCAAGCTAGCCGGTAAAATCTTTGTGTAACTACTACCAAGAACGATATAAGAAAAGTAACACTAAATACGCCTTGAGTGATTGATATAATTTATGGTCCATAGTGAAAGGACTGAAAGATCCTGATAAGATCTGCCGAAACAAAAATTTTTTGGACCATAATTTTGTCCGAATTCTTCGACGTGCCATTCCCACAATATAATAATCTCACTAAAATCTATTCAGTCTCGGTTAATAAATTTCAACACATAAACAAACATTTTCGGAATGTAATACCGGCGTAACACACCAAAAGCATTAGTTATAACTAATACTTTTTAAGGTCGATTTTTAAAGCTAACTATTTGATATTCTTATAGCTATATCAAAATCGGCTAAAAAGATGGTACAGTTCCCCCAGTAGCCTCCTGGGTGGTTGTGGGTATAGCTCTGGAAGTGGTTCTGGGATTAGTTATCGTAGTAGCTACGGGTATAGCTCTTAGGGTAGCCTATGGGATTAGCTTCGGAAATGGTTATGGGACTGGCTATATAATTGGTTTTG
This genomic window from candidate division WOR-3 bacterium contains:
- a CDS encoding amidohydrolase, whose product is MIEYPKTYLVEAQKIYTFDSENTVGVAILIDDGQVKELFTTSPPLELPKLKFSSNFVVPGFIDSHTHILLTGLQMIFPDLSGVQSITEILDLINTYRKLAQDLGFLICYNFEPEKIKENRYIHKDELDHAISQEPVIVLRSDVHSASVNSCALNMLSQTEKFNSTINPSAYQTGILKGRDFELAYKTFFLKIPHDLKLQAFRIALNAATSVGITTLVTMLGSDEDSTSCELLLENLGNFPIEVVLFYQTRDIKRVTELGLKRIGGCILIDGSFGSHTAAIFGNYNDRPETNGALYFLDQELEEFFQAAETHGLQTAVHAIGDRAIDQVLRVWEKLLKANELRHRIEHCELVNETLITRIKNLGLVVSGQPTFEHYWGGPNGLYAKRLGSRWRLTNPFATFIKDGIMVLGGSDAPITPLNPLLGIKSAVFHPNYEARISLLEAYKLFTVNGAWGIFAEDRLGQLKPNYEANFVVLEKDPLVFAENTIKAVFYRGKKLYPKN
- the rlmD gene encoding 23S rRNA (uracil(1939)-C(5))-methyltransferase RlmD, whose amino-acid sequence is MPSKSLLKLTSRQFTAKIDKLVYGGYGITNFNELKIFVPYAAPQDELKLTLVEEKKHYGIAKIEKIVKPSPVRKEPSCRYFTKCGGCDWQHLSYEGQLTAKKDIVKEIFLRLGQFNWPNSISIIPSTPFNYRNKSQFPIAEPPLRIGYFARQTHNVVDIETCQLHIPIFDQILKKIRKSIFSSQETVYNEKEHTGNLRHIILRAGINTNEVLIIFVTRERKLSQKVYKGVAEEFPHIVGICQNINSDKTNRILGPETKILYGQEYYHEKILDWTFQVSATSFFQVNTSQIPNLIRILRNYLDNNTRYVLDLYCGVGVLSIAISNLAQKIWSIEINPTAIADAQKNRQLNNTNNIEFIAQDVKNVLSDFRNQNIDTVIVDPPRKGCGTEVLQKIVMLKPQTIIYVSCNPTTFVRDLVFLNKYNYQLNDCVLIDMFPQTYHIELIAKILHHD
- a CDS encoding tetratricopeptide repeat protein, which gives rise to MKEEIKTDFFQNAIAKILYLYYHHKRNFLIGVSVGVVAIVALIVGLSDRGKEHPEVQLRFTEALGIYSMAQNQEEYGAAEERFLEFTRRFGRHYLAGKAYFYLGNIYYNYGDFNKAQDYFDRAHKRLKNDFVLGPGSLMGIANCYEEMQQLKKAAEIYIKVYKRYKKSQLAPEALLAAGRCYKFLGDYDRAEKIYEQALKEFEPGENAEKARAELAYLRALKNKIKS
- a CDS encoding LptE family protein; this encodes MKPILSSISVLSILGCGYSLRPPVLIPYKSVASPIVSNSTVKAGLEDILLEELISCIKTESNLKIVPEKDAELIIECNITNYTRTPQTYTANQDVLTYQILITAAVTIKDRTAEDGTAIFTGELSGLTSYDIIEKTEDDGIRQAARKLSQNILKKITISW